In Saccharomyces cerevisiae S288C chromosome XV, complete sequence, the following proteins share a genomic window:
- the RPL18A gene encoding 60S ribosomal protein eL18 RPL18A (Ribosomal 60S subunit protein L18A; intron of RPL18A pre-mRNA forms stem-loop structures that are a target for Rnt1p cleavage leading to degradation; homologous to mammalian ribosomal protein L18, no bacterial homolog; RPL18A has a paralog, RPL18B, that arose from the whole genome duplication) — translation MGIDHTSKQHKRSGHRTAPKSDNVYLKLLVKLYTFLARRTDAPFNKVVLKALFLSKINRPPVSVSRIARALKQEGAANKTVVVVGTVTDDARIFEFPKTTVAALRFTAGARAKIVKAGGECITLDQLAVRAPKGQNTLILRGPRNSREAVRHFGMGPHKGKAPRILSTGRKFERARGRRRSKGFKV, via the exons ATGGGTATCGATCACACTTCCAAGCAACACAAGAGATCTGGTCACAGAACTGCTCCAAAGTCTGACAATGTCTACTTGAAATTGTTAGTCAAATTATACACTTTCTTAGCTC gtCGTACTGATGCTCCATTCAACAAGGTTGTCTTGAAGGCTTTGTTCTTGTCTAAGATCAACAGACCACCTGTTTCTGTCTCTAGAATTGCTAGAGCTTTGAAGCAAGAAGGTGCTGCTAACAAGACTGTTGTCGTTGTTGGTACTGTTACTGACGATGCCAGAATCTTTGAATTCCCAAAGACCACTGTTGCTGCTTTGAGATTCACTGCTGGTGCCAGAGCCAAGATTGTTAAGGCTGGTGGTGAATGTATCACTTTGGATCAATTAGCTGTCAGAGCTCCAAAGGGTCAAAACACTTTGATCTTGAGAGGTCCAAGAAACTCCAGAGAAGCTGTCAGACACTTCGGTATGGGTCCACACAAGGGTAAGGCTCCAAGAATCTTGTCCACCGGTAGAAAGTTCGAAAGAGCTAGAGGTAGAAGAAGATCTAAGGGTTTCAAGGTGTAA